From Candidatus Amoebophilus asiaticus 5a2, the proteins below share one genomic window:
- a CDS encoding CvpA family protein, whose product MKLLDIILLLILAWGGYSGYKRGLIVEGFSLFSFSIAKILGLRALHIFKAFSNKVDGHVPTVTSYIAFGVVFVIIVAILIILSRYFRAKVNKTVLGKVDKTMGAILGIGKWAFYASTALWVANLLHIGLPDSYIANSFLLPIIKAISPSFISWIAKLLPALRTLVEIVK is encoded by the coding sequence TTGAAATTACTAGATATAATCTTACTACTCATATTAGCCTGGGGTGGTTATAGTGGATACAAGAGAGGCCTTATTGTAGAAGGTTTTTCTTTATTTTCCTTTTCTATAGCCAAAATACTTGGACTTAGGGCATTACATATATTCAAAGCATTCTCTAACAAAGTAGATGGGCACGTACCAACTGTAACGTCTTATATAGCTTTTGGTGTAGTCTTTGTCATCATTGTAGCCATTCTAATCATTCTAAGTAGATATTTTAGGGCTAAAGTAAATAAGACTGTATTAGGAAAAGTAGATAAAACAATGGGAGCCATATTGGGTATTGGTAAGTGGGCTTTTTATGCAAGCACTGCCTTATGGGTAGCCAATCTACTTCATATAGGATTGCCAGATAGTTATATAGCTAACAGTTTCTTGCTCCCTATTATTAAAGCAATTTCACCTTCTTTTATATCCTGGATAGCTAAATTGCTACCAGCTTTAAGAACACTAGTTGAAATTGTTAAATAA